The Euphorbia lathyris chromosome 2, ddEupLath1.1, whole genome shotgun sequence genome includes a window with the following:
- the LOC136219007 gene encoding thiamine thiazole synthase 2, chloroplastic has translation MATMAAALTSLSAKPQKLSLFDSSAFNGTPLAAPSVRIQPSPKSFSISMSAFSPSSPQYDLNAFKFDPIKESIVAREMTRRYMTDMVTHADTDVVIVGAGSAGLSCAYELSKNPSVKVAIIEQSVSPGGGAWLGGQLFSAMVVRKPAHRFLDELEIEYDEADHYVVIKHAALFTSTIMSKLLARPNVKLFNAVAAEDLIVKNGRVGGVVTNWALVAMNHNTQSCMDPNVMESKVVVSSCGHDGPFGATGVKRLKSIGMIDTIPGMKALDMNTAEDAIVRLTREVVPGMIITGMEVAEIDGAPRMGPTFGAMMISGQKAAHLALRALGLPNALDGTFTMQPELVLAAAESAEIVDA, from the exons ATGGCAACCATGGCTGCTGCTCTCACCTCTCTCTCCGCCAAACCCCAGAAGCTTTCTCTCTTCGATTCCTCCGCCTTTAATGGCACACCCCTCGCCGCACCCTCCGTCCGCATCCAACCCTCTCCCAAATCATTTTCCATCTCCATGTCAGCATTTTCCCCCTCATCTCCCCAGTACGATTTGAACGCTTTCAAGTTTGACCCCATCAAAGAGTCCATTGTGGCTCGTGAGATGACTCGCAGGTACATGACCGACATGGTCACCCATGCTGATACTGATGTCGTCATCGTCGGTGCTGGTTCTGCTGGTCTTTCTTGTGCTTACGAGCTTAGCAAGAATCCTTCCGTTAAAGTTGCCATAATCGAGCAGTCTGTTAGCCCTGGAGGTGGCGCGTGGCTCGGTGGTCAGCTCTTCTCCGCCATG GTGGTGAGGAAACCGGCACATCGGTTCCTTGATGAGTTGGAAATTGAATACGACGAGGCAGACCACTATGTTGTGATCAAGCACGCTGCTCTGTTCACCTCAACAATCATGAGCAAGCTTCTAGCCCGTCCTAATGTCAAGCTTTTCAACGCAGTTGCAGCTGAGGATTTGATAGTGAAGAATGGAAGAGTAGGTGGAGTTGTTACTAACTGGGCTCTAGTTGCAATGAACCATAATACACAATCCTGTATGGACCCTAATGTTATGGAGTCCAAGGTTGTGGTGAGTTCTTGCGGCCATGATGGACCCTTTGGTGCCACTGGTGTCAAGAGGCTCAAGAGCATTGGCATGATTGACACTATTCCAGGGATGAAAGCTCTGGACATGAATACTGCTGAGGATGCCATTGTCCGCCTCACTAGGGAGGTTGTCCCAGGCATGATTATTACCGGCATGGAAGTTGCTGAGATTGATGGTGCTCCAAGAATG GGGCCAACATTTGGAGCTATGATGATATCAGGTCAGAAGGCAGCTCATCTTGCACTGAGGGCACTAGGACTGCCAAATGCTCTAGATGGAACATTCACCATGCAGCCAGAGCTGGTCCTAGCCGCAGCTGAATCTGCGGAGATCGTTGATGCATAA
- the LOC136219008 gene encoding pectinesterase-like has protein sequence MSSNTNHLFVLSISTILISYVFLAPDLIRFSHANPVIPVDVCDKAHDPLSCVIHISEAVADNKEHDGLSLLKSFVIKSLPKMRMAMEAAPDTSRSIQINNHKDAGLADCMHLMDLSIDRANSTLAALTNWGTQSDLENAHTWLSGILTNHFTCLDGLANNTIQQSSMKELVQDLIPRTRTSLALLVSLLAPDHKDVLQPLSSGFPSWISGRDQRLLKNPPRNIKLNAVVGRDGCGNYRTIQEAVDSAPDNCKSRYVIYVKRGVYHEHVIVGKRKKNVMIVGDGMHSTIITGSLNVVDGTSTFDCATLTAEGDGFILRDVWVRNTAGPEKHQAVALRVSADKSVIHRCQIDAYEDTLYTHRDRQFYRDCLIKGTVDFIFGDAAVVLQNCIIVAKRPMDNQQNMITAQGRVDPYQNSGISIQFCDIIPSSDLEPVQFVIPSYLGRPWKEYSRTVVMQSYIDDHIDPAGWDRWNHEDFALTTLYYGEFANRGPGAGTSKRVNWPGYHVITDPYEAGKFTVTELIQGDLWLSSTGVPYNEGL, from the exons ATGTCTTCCAATACTAATCATCTCTTTGTTCTTTCTATATCTACAATCTTAATTTCCTATGTTTTTCTTGCCCCCGATCTGATCAGATTTAGCCATGCTAACCCGGTCATCCCAGTAGATGTATGTGATAAAGCTCATGATCCTCTATCATGTGTAATCCACATATCAGAAGCCGTCGCAGACAATAAAGAACACGATGGCCTCAGTTTGCTGAAATCGTTCGTGATAAAATCTCTCCCCAAGATGAGAATGGCAATGGAAGCTGCCCCTGATACAAGCCGCAGCATCCAGATCAATAATCACAAAGATGCAGGTTTAGCTGATTGTATGCATCTAATGGATCTGTCTATTGACAGAGCCAATTCCACGTTAGCCGCCCTAACTAACTGGGGAACTCAGTCTGATCTTGAAAATGCTCATACATGGCTTAGTGGCATACTCACTAACCATTTTACATGCTTAGATGGGCTTGCTAATAATACCATCCAGCAATCATCCATGAAAGAATTGGTGCAAGACTTGATCCCAAGAACAAGAACGTCGTTAGCTCTACTTGTTAGTCTTTTAGCCCCGGATCATAAGGATGTTCTCCAGCCATTGAGTAGTGGTTTTCCGTCTTGGATCTCGGGTAGAGATCAGAGATTACTGAAAAATCCGCCGAGAAATATTAAGCTGAATGCAGTAGTAGGACGAGATGGATGCGGAAACTACAGAACAATACAAGAAGCTGTGGATTCAGCCCCAGATAACTGTAAAAGCAGATATGTCATATATGTGAAAAGAGGGGTTTACCACGAGCATGTAATAGTgggaaagaggaagaagaatgtAATGATTGTTGGAGATGGTATGCATTCAACTATCATTACCGGTAGCCTCAACGTGGTGGATGGAACATCAACCTTCGACTGTGCTACACTCA CTGCTGAAGGGGATGGATTTATCCTAAGAGACGTATGGGTGCGAAACACAGCAGGACCAGAAAAACACCAAGCAGTGGCACTGCGGGTGAGTGCTGACAAATCTGTGATACACCGTTGTCAAATTGATGCATATGAAGACACCCTTTATACACATAGGGACAGACAATTCTACAGAGATTGCTTGATAAAGGGAACCGTCGATTTCATCTTCGGTGATGCAGCTGTAGTACTCCAAAATTGCATAATTGTAGCGAAAAGGCCAATGGACAACCAGCAAAACATGATCACTGCACAAGGCAGAGTAGACCCATATCAAAACAGTGGGATTTCAATCCAGTTTTGTGACATTATTCCTAGTTCAGACCTAGAACCAGTACAGTTTGTGATCCCTTCATATCTTGGCAGGCCATGGAAAGAGTACTCAAGGACTGTAGTTATGCAATCTTACATTGATGACCATATTGATCCTGCTGGTTGGGACAGATGGAATCATGAGGATTTTGCACTGACCACTTTGTATTATGGTGAGTTTGCAAATAGGGGGCCAGGTGCAGGAACTAGTAAGAGAGTGAATTGGCCTGGCTATCATGTTATTACGGACCCATATGAAGCAGGGAAATTTACTGTGACGGAGTTGATTCAAGGCGATTTATGGCTTAGTTCCACTGGAGTTCCTTATAATGAGGGTCTTTGA